The Papaver somniferum cultivar HN1 chromosome 3, ASM357369v1, whole genome shotgun sequence genome includes a region encoding these proteins:
- the LOC113359391 gene encoding uncharacterized protein LOC113359391: MDPIRPEFELLDSAGLEYHRWIADVETTFVAKYYTATIKPSTAANVVPATEKEKDNALMFVNKHIDPNLRLGYHHMKTPKELWDALESHFGNIHDSLLPQLQVQWNEICLLDYVKVNDFQKDMMHLQARLDFCGTKLTC, translated from the coding sequence ATGGATCCAATTCGACCTGAATTTGAACTTTTGGACTCAGCTGGACTTGAGTACCATCGTTGGATAGCTGATGTGGAGACTACTTTTGTGGCGAAATACTACACCGCTACCATCAAGCCTTCAACCGCTGCAAATGTTGTTCCAGCGACTGAAAAAGAAAAGGACAATGCCCTCATGTTCGTCAATAAGCATATTGACCCTAACTTACGATTAGGCTACCACCATATGAAAACACCAAAGGAGTTATGGGATGCTCTCGAAAGTCATTTCGGGAATATTCACGACTCTTTACTTCCACAACtacaagtccaatggaatgaAATTTGCTTACTGGATTATGTCAAAGTGAATGATTTTCAAAAAGACATGATGCATCTACAAGCACGTCTGGATTTTTGTGGCACCAAActaacttgttag